The uncultured Desulfobulbus sp. genome window below encodes:
- a CDS encoding 4Fe-4S dicluster domain-containing protein, producing the protein MKRRSFLQLLALSVSTTLKDPFARAQASLFTSPRTTNRLRPPGAVDEEFFVGKCIRCGRCVESCPYHAIFMLDIRHGVHAGTPLLAVDAIPCYLCMRCVTVCPTGSLQPVAQKETRMGMAIINTFICAAWSGVALCRTCYDVCPFKGQALDLNELKPLVNREYCTGCGLCTHACPITGQHGLKAINIEPLSREVGG; encoded by the coding sequence GTGAAGCGGCGTTCGTTTTTACAGCTACTGGCTTTGAGCGTATCAACCACGCTCAAAGATCCGTTTGCTCGGGCCCAGGCCAGCTTGTTTACCTCGCCTCGTACAACCAATCGGTTACGCCCCCCAGGAGCAGTGGACGAAGAGTTTTTTGTGGGGAAATGTATTCGTTGTGGTCGTTGTGTGGAAAGTTGTCCTTATCACGCCATTTTTATGCTTGATATTCGTCATGGTGTCCATGCGGGGACACCATTGCTCGCCGTTGATGCCATCCCCTGCTATCTGTGCATGCGTTGTGTTACCGTTTGCCCGACCGGAAGCCTGCAACCCGTTGCCCAGAAAGAAACACGTATGGGGATGGCCATTATCAATACCTTTATCTGTGCCGCCTGGTCGGGAGTGGCCCTGTGTCGTACCTGTTATGATGTCTGCCCTTTTAAGGGACAAGCGTTGGATCTGAATGAACTTAAACCCCTAGTGAATCGGGAATATTGCACCGGCTGCGGGTTGTGCACCCACGCCTGCCCGATTACCGGGCAACATGGGCTTAAAGCAATCAATATTGAGCCGTTATCCCGGGAGGTCGGGGGGTGA
- the ndk gene encoding nucleoside-diphosphate kinase — MERTFAIIKPNAFAAGNAGKILARIYAEGFSVVGLKKLYLSKKEAEGFYYVHKERPFFGELTDFMSSGACIVMVLEAEGAIKKWRDLMGATNPADAAEGTLRREFGDSLEANATHGSDAPETAAFEIGYFFSGLELLV, encoded by the coding sequence ATGGAACGTACATTTGCCATCATCAAACCCAATGCCTTTGCCGCTGGTAATGCCGGTAAAATTCTTGCCCGTATCTATGCCGAGGGATTTAGCGTTGTTGGTTTGAAAAAATTGTACCTGAGCAAAAAAGAAGCAGAAGGTTTTTATTATGTACACAAAGAACGACCATTTTTCGGTGAGTTGACCGACTTTATGTCCAGTGGTGCCTGCATTGTTATGGTGCTTGAGGCCGAGGGCGCGATCAAAAAATGGCGTGATTTGATGGGAGCAACCAACCCCGCGGATGCTGCCGAGGGAACCCTGCGCCGAGAGTTTGGCGATTCTCTCGAAGCAAATGCCACCCATGGTTCAGACGCCCCAGAGACTGCGGCTTTTGAGATTGGTTACTTCTTCTCCGGATTGGAGCTCTTGGTTTGA
- a CDS encoding 4Fe-4S binding protein — MNGGQQKSRPPGGFRRWNMLRRSVLSLAFLLLLLTPLLNYYWGVTFVQGWYQSLGIGALRIISPLEGLESLLVSRQLVFAVLVGMLVPVLLAVILGRVFCSWICPISFLAEFFSGIRKWVAGKRVLRDRLILSKRVLWFALVGELLLSLILGAPVFVFLSPPGLVGREIMSGIYFHRFALEGGIILLVLALELLTRRFFCRYWCPLGALLALMGRQRKLIVFFDTSRCVDCGRCQRACPLGLDPRLEEASGAYCWNCGSCIEACHDQSLSFIWSTSYLNSSKPG; from the coding sequence GTGAACGGGGGCCAGCAAAAGAGTCGTCCTCCAGGTGGCTTCAGGCGCTGGAATATGCTGCGGCGCAGTGTACTCAGTCTGGCCTTTCTCCTGTTGTTGCTCACGCCGCTGCTGAATTATTATTGGGGAGTGACCTTTGTTCAAGGTTGGTATCAGTCTTTAGGGATTGGAGCCTTGCGCATCATTTCTCCCCTGGAGGGATTGGAGAGCCTGTTGGTCAGTAGGCAGCTTGTTTTTGCTGTCCTGGTAGGCATGCTTGTTCCAGTGTTACTGGCAGTGATCCTGGGAAGGGTATTTTGTTCCTGGATTTGTCCTATCAGTTTTCTGGCCGAATTTTTTTCTGGAATACGAAAATGGGTTGCGGGAAAGCGCGTCTTGCGCGATCGACTCATCCTCAGTAAACGGGTGCTTTGGTTTGCCCTGGTAGGAGAACTGCTGCTCTCTCTCATACTGGGAGCTCCAGTCTTTGTTTTTCTCTCTCCCCCGGGCCTTGTTGGTCGGGAAATAATGTCCGGGATTTACTTTCACCGCTTTGCTTTGGAGGGAGGAATCATCCTGCTTGTTTTGGCGTTGGAACTGTTGACGCGCCGTTTTTTTTGTCGCTACTGGTGTCCCCTAGGGGCCTTGCTGGCCCTAATGGGCAGGCAGCGAAAACTGATTGTCTTTTTTGATACTTCCCGATGTGTTGATTGTGGACGCTGTCAACGGGCCTGTCCTCTGGGGCTTGATCCTCGTTTAGAGGAAGCAAGTGGGGCGTATTGCTGGAATTGCGGCTCCTGCATTGAGGCATGTCATGATCAGTCCTTGTCCTTTATTTGGTCCACCTCCTACCTGAATTCTTCAAAACCGGGATAA
- a CDS encoding ABC transporter substrate-binding protein — MNKRSWIPKAARLGGLMVLSLMLLSVTAFGATIKVGAILAETGPASFLGGPEARSLKMLVNEMNAQGGINGNTIELIIKDSGASPEKAVSFAKQLIEEEKVFAIIGPSTSGESLAIKKIAESGKTILISCSAAELIINPVAKYVFKTAPSDRYAAQQIFMTMQKKGISKIAVLAGNDGFGKAGKGQLAKLAPEFGITIVAEEVYDKHATDLTAIVAKLKANEAIQAVVNWSIVPAQSILAKNIRQAGWNVPIYQSHGFANIKYAQTAGIAAEGIIFPASRLLVADELPAGERKDVLMKYKTNYESKYKEKVSTFGGHTYDAMTILAKAIEVGGTDREKVRNAIESIQGLVGTAGTFNFSATDHGGLGLDAFAMLKVKNGQFVLLKD; from the coding sequence ATGAACAAAAGAAGTTGGATCCCCAAGGCTGCCCGTTTAGGTGGTCTGATGGTGTTGAGCTTGATGCTTTTGAGCGTCACCGCATTTGGAGCAACCATTAAAGTCGGTGCCATTCTGGCCGAGACTGGCCCAGCCTCCTTTTTAGGGGGCCCAGAGGCCAGATCGCTGAAAATGCTGGTTAATGAGATGAATGCTCAGGGAGGCATCAACGGTAACACCATCGAGTTGATCATTAAAGATTCTGGTGCAAGCCCTGAGAAGGCTGTCTCTTTCGCTAAACAGCTGATAGAGGAAGAGAAAGTTTTTGCCATCATTGGTCCCTCCACCAGCGGTGAGAGTCTGGCCATCAAAAAGATTGCTGAGTCTGGTAAAACCATCCTCATTTCCTGTTCGGCCGCAGAGTTGATTATTAACCCTGTAGCCAAATATGTCTTCAAAACTGCTCCCAGTGATCGGTACGCTGCTCAGCAGATTTTTATGACCATGCAGAAAAAGGGGATCAGTAAGATAGCTGTCCTTGCAGGAAACGATGGGTTTGGTAAGGCCGGTAAAGGGCAGCTGGCAAAGTTGGCTCCAGAATTCGGCATTACCATCGTGGCTGAAGAGGTGTATGACAAACATGCCACTGACCTGACCGCGATTGTTGCTAAGCTCAAGGCCAATGAGGCAATTCAGGCCGTGGTCAACTGGTCGATTGTTCCGGCACAGTCTATCCTGGCCAAGAATATCCGCCAGGCCGGATGGAATGTCCCCATCTACCAAAGTCATGGTTTTGCCAATATCAAGTACGCCCAGACTGCAGGCATTGCTGCTGAAGGGATTATTTTTCCTGCAAGCCGCCTGCTTGTTGCCGATGAGCTGCCAGCTGGTGAGCGTAAAGATGTGCTCATGAAGTACAAGACTAACTATGAATCGAAATATAAGGAAAAAGTCTCTACCTTTGGCGGGCATACCTATGATGCCATGACCATTCTTGCCAAAGCTATTGAGGTGGGTGGTACCGATCGGGAAAAGGTTCGCAATGCCATTGAGTCCATTCAGGGGCTGGTAGGGACCGCCGGTACTTTTAATTTCTCGGCCACTGATCACGGTGGACTTGGCCTTGATGCCTTTGCCATGCTCAAAGTTAAAAATGGACAGTTTGTTCTATTGAAGGATTGA